The nucleotide window ATTCTGTCTTACTGTGTAGCTTCAGTATTGGACAAAATGTAATAAAACCATCTTTAGTAAGAGATTTTCTCACACTTGTGTCATCTTAAGATGATTAATATTTGGCACATAGTTTTAAACCTTTATAGACCAACGTGAACAACCTCCCTTCAGCTTTCTTTGTGAGAGACGTTCAAGTAAACGTGTTTCGTGGTTATTTCTCAGTAGTGAGAAACGTGGTGATTATAGTCTGTATATCACATGTACACTACACGTGCAATGAATAAGGTTGAAAATGCCAGAGTTTTCCTTTAAAAGCTGCTTACTAGACCAAAACCATTGTCAAGCACACATTCTTGACAAAAGCGAAGTGTTTGCATGACTGCGTTACCTGTCGTCTTCATTTTTAACGGTGTCTACAGAAAACTTGTACTGGAACCCAGAGCAGCCTCCGCCTTCCACCTGGATCCTCAGATATTCTCCCTTCTCCATGATATCTCTCAGCCTCTGCACGCAAAACACGTTCCACAGTAAAGATGCTACAAGGCCTTTTTATATACATCATACTGCCGTAGCTGGGATTATGGCAGGGTGTGCCCGTGCCACCGAAACCTGATTTGGCTGTTCTGCTCTTAACTGTGTGATTATGAAAcacaaaaacaatatatatatttttttaacttttatttaaaattttgtgGGCAGCACAGCAATCCCTGGTTCGATCCTGAGTTTGTGTTACTGTCTGTATATGTTCTccctatgggtttcctctgggttttctggtttcctcccacctcccaaaaacatgcctgtAGGTGGATTGGCTGCGCTAAATACCCCCTAGGTGTGAACGAGTGTGCGAATATGTATGTGCACTATGGCCTACAATGGACTAGCATCCCATCCAGAGTGCATTCTCAACCCTTATGCCACTACGGTGTTCCTggtataggctctggatccactgcaaCTCTCAACAGGATACAATGGTTACTGAagataaataaacacacaaagacCAACAAGTTCGTTCAGATTTGAGGGGAAAAAGCTGACAATGAGCCTGTGGTAGTCTGAAGAATAAACTCATTGGTTATAGTTGATCTGCATGACTTTGTGAAAGGATTCCCATGCATTTATTCACAGTTATTTACAGTCGGatgcataagtatttggacagtgacacaattttTCGTAGTTTTGCCTCACTACACCACCACAGAGGATTTTAAATGAAGCCATCCAGATGTAattgaagtgtagactttcagctcTAATTCAAAGCATTTAATAAAAATACTGGGATAGTTTGTACTTTAGCAGGCACAATTCTGCCATATTGTACCGAGCGAATTTAAGCGGAGCTTTGGGAGCAGCAGCCCCCGTATTATCAATAATAAAGAAAAGTTTACCTTGTTCTATTACATGTCGAAGTCATCAAAACTGGTGTTTATCTGTGCTTTGGGATTGGTTGTTTGAGGGTTAGGGTGACTTTTTGCATATTTTAGCGCCCGCTAAAGTGCAGTAGTCCCAAAATACTGCATTAACTGTTGAGGaattgcagcttttttttttttttttacaacatagTCCTTCCATTtacacaggctcaaaagtaattggacaactgaCTGATAAGTGGTTTCATCGCCAGTTATGGTCTGTTTCCTTCTCATTTCATGACAAATGAAAgagataaaaggtctggagttgattccaagtATTGAATTTGCATTTGGTAGTTGTTCATGGGAACTCTCAATCTGACtctgttgctggttcaccagtcatccttccttggaccacttttggtaggtactaaccactgcatactgggaacaccccaaaagatgtgccattttggagatgctcagcccCAGTCCTCtcgtcatcacaatttggcccttgtgaaagtcactcagatccttacacttgccaatttttcctgcttccaacacatcaacttcaagaactgactgttctcttgctgcctaatatatcatgCCCCTTAACAGGTACCACTgtaacaacatccatccattatctgtagccgcttatcctgttcctacagggtcgcaggcaagctggaacctatcccagctgactatgggtgagaggcggggtacaccctggacaagtcaccaggtcatcgcagggctgacacacagagacaaacaaccattcacactcacattcacacctacggtcaatttagagccaccagttaacctaacctgcatgtctttggactgtaagggaaaccggagcacccggaggaaacccacgcggacacgaggagaacatgcaaactccacacagatacataggccctcgccggccgctgggctcgaacccaggaccttcttgctgtgaggcgacagtgctaaccactacagccgaCTGTAATGACATAATCAACAtagttcacttcacctgtcattgGTCATAAAGTTATGGCTGAATGGCATATACAAAGCCACACTTTGATGCTACGATATCATAATGGATTGTGAAGATTTACAAACCTTGACACACGAATCACTAAGATGCACTTTATGGTCCGTGGGACTGGAGGAAACCTGCAGGCCTTGATATGAGCTGCTGCTATAACACAGTTTGGAGACATGAGGGGACACGTGACATGTCTGCAAAGGCCTCAGTCCTACTGAAGACACACTGCAAAACAAAACCAGAAGCTGTTCGTCAGCTGTACAGTGATCTCATGAGTGTCTTTATAAACTGCTGAGGCTCAGGAGGAACTGGGAGGGAGTTCTGTTCTGTACAAGCTACACTGAAGGTTActgaaaaacaaataacaaaaagGTCAGCTAATGTGAGAAGACACTACAAATGTAAATAAATGCATACAGTCCAttaagatttatatatatatatatatatatatatatatatatatatatataaaagatatttattAGTGAAACCATCTTTTCCTGTTGAATGATATGAAGAAAACTGGCTTGAGTTGAGCAGCAGCTCTGCCCTtgactctggtgctgctaatatcACTAGCATCAACCGAGCTAACAGCACACAGCTGGAAAACTCAACACACTCATCAGAACCAGaaccagaaccatgtttattagcCAGGTTtgttgacacacacaaggaatgtGGTTCCCAAACTTGGTGTCTCTCTGGAGATCCAGAaggacaatatatatatatatatatatatatatatatatatattcaaaatataaacattaaaaatcttgTTTAGACCACGGCTATCTAATATGCAAATATTATATTTTACAAACTGTCAT belongs to Neoarius graeffei isolate fNeoGra1 chromosome 11, fNeoGra1.pri, whole genome shotgun sequence and includes:
- the isca2 gene encoding iron-sulfur cluster assembly 2 homolog, mitochondrial; translated protein: MSVARALLINALKTKAWRAINVSSVGLRPLQTCHVSPHVSKLCYSSSSYQGLQVSSSPTDHKVHLSDSCVKRLRDIMEKGEYLRIQVEGGGCSGFQYKFSVDTVKNEDDRVFEQNGVSVIVDEESLEFVKGATLDFSQELIRSSFQVLRNPQAEHGCSCGSSFSVKV